The Hymenobacter sp. DG01 genome has a segment encoding these proteins:
- a CDS encoding GPW/gp25 family protein, whose amino-acid sequence MSNEYYRLPLNFEELLQRQPLTRCSVQESIAQHLYLMLTTHFGESRFDPAFGCVVWQQDFEAMTNMRWKDNVQRSVEQMVAAREPRLEQVKVLVGIEDFEMKGVNQRIRKRLEVTVRAVLRRTNEPFAFRASLFVAPLSVV is encoded by the coding sequence ATGAGCAATGAGTATTACCGCCTGCCGCTGAATTTCGAAGAGCTGCTGCAGCGGCAGCCCCTGACGCGCTGCTCGGTGCAGGAGTCTATTGCCCAGCACCTGTACCTGATGCTGACCACCCACTTCGGCGAGTCGAGGTTTGACCCGGCCTTTGGCTGCGTGGTGTGGCAGCAGGATTTCGAAGCCATGACCAACATGCGCTGGAAAGACAATGTGCAGCGCTCCGTGGAGCAAATGGTGGCCGCCCGCGAGCCGCGCCTGGAGCAAGTAAAGGTGCTCGTGGGTATTGAAGATTTTGAGATGAAAGGCGTCAACCAGCGCATCCGGAAAAGGCTGGAGGTAACCGTGCGCGCCGTATTGCGCCGCACCAACGAGCCCTTTGCTTTCCGGGCCAGCCTGTTTGTGGCGCCGCTCTCCGTTGTATAG
- a CDS encoding type VI secretion system baseplate subunit TssF → MHPSEDFTKAGIKSRLTQKAAEMWGYSEADLDGFDPLVQLLLEACAVELEKIGQEINNTQYRLVERLAGLLNPDVIDAPRPAHAVAQASPREPVLQLPADAQFAFQRPVLGRSASASATFFSPLQNTRLVDGAVRYLATDDQVWRVEQVGQKRPLAAAIRPEPAEYRRLWIGLELNPEVASLADLTFYFDWLNEPRREAYLSYLPGETWLLGGLPLSVAQGLRAGNLDAEPLLHQEYDFLQRVEEQVRQLYAPGFVRVQSGPSTELQFYLREAFPAALAARFAPEVLETLAQPLIWLEVRFSHALPPEALATVTCGVNCFPVLNRRLNKQLFRLQPALNIFPLASEEAFLAIKEIYSLRNVVFRSTTLTTLNEHDTDTYTLRYGAGRFDARSGKEALLELLELLRDESRAFTATGTDFVANTLRELNQSLARLEERMGQADIEQTGDPAPYVMLRPRDANDSVYLEYWSSDGEAGNRIPSGSLLQVFDGHYIDAVQLVTTTTGGRERPRPEERVFALRRNLLSRNRIVTLEDIRAACWAELGSQLGQVHIEKGFRTGGSPTAGFVRCIRVQLTPAATSRMSGPEWQRTAHELQVLLASQSAMNLPYEVSLLPAAG, encoded by the coding sequence ATGCACCCATCCGAGGATTTTACCAAAGCCGGAATTAAAAGTCGCCTGACCCAGAAAGCGGCCGAAATGTGGGGCTACAGCGAGGCAGATCTGGATGGCTTTGACCCCCTGGTGCAACTGCTGCTGGAAGCCTGCGCCGTAGAGCTGGAGAAAATCGGGCAGGAAATCAACAACACGCAGTACCGGCTGGTAGAGCGCCTGGCAGGCCTGCTGAACCCCGACGTGATAGATGCGCCCCGCCCCGCCCACGCCGTGGCTCAGGCCTCTCCCCGGGAGCCCGTATTGCAACTGCCTGCCGACGCGCAATTCGCTTTTCAGCGGCCCGTGCTGGGGCGCTCGGCCAGTGCTTCGGCCACCTTCTTTTCGCCTTTGCAGAATACCCGCTTAGTGGATGGAGCCGTGCGCTACCTCGCCACCGACGACCAGGTGTGGCGTGTGGAGCAGGTAGGCCAGAAACGGCCCTTAGCGGCAGCTATTCGCCCCGAGCCCGCCGAGTACCGCCGGCTGTGGATAGGGTTGGAGCTGAACCCCGAGGTAGCATCCCTGGCCGACCTGACCTTTTACTTCGACTGGCTGAACGAACCCCGGCGCGAAGCCTACTTAAGCTACCTGCCCGGCGAAACGTGGCTACTAGGTGGGCTCCCTCTCAGCGTAGCCCAAGGCCTGCGGGCGGGCAATCTTGATGCGGAGCCGCTGCTGCACCAGGAGTACGATTTTCTGCAGCGGGTAGAAGAACAGGTCCGGCAGCTGTATGCTCCGGGCTTTGTGCGGGTGCAGTCGGGCCCTAGTACCGAGCTGCAGTTTTATCTGCGCGAGGCTTTTCCGGCGGCCCTGGCCGCTCGCTTCGCCCCGGAAGTGCTGGAAACGCTGGCGCAACCGCTGATCTGGCTGGAGGTGCGCTTCTCGCACGCCCTACCCCCCGAGGCGCTGGCAACCGTTACCTGCGGAGTCAACTGCTTTCCGGTGCTGAACCGCCGGCTCAACAAGCAGCTATTCCGTCTGCAGCCCGCCCTGAACATCTTCCCGTTGGCTTCCGAGGAAGCATTTCTGGCCATCAAGGAGATTTATAGCCTGCGCAACGTAGTATTCCGCTCTACTACCCTCACCACGCTCAACGAGCACGACACCGACACCTACACCCTGCGGTACGGGGCGGGCCGGTTTGATGCGCGCTCGGGTAAGGAGGCTCTGCTGGAGCTGCTGGAGCTGCTCCGCGACGAAAGCCGTGCCTTCACGGCCACGGGCACTGATTTCGTGGCTAACACCCTGCGGGAGCTTAACCAAAGTCTAGCCCGCCTGGAAGAGCGGATGGGCCAAGCCGACATCGAGCAAACCGGCGACCCGGCTCCTTATGTTATGCTTCGCCCTCGCGACGCCAACGACAGCGTGTACCTGGAATATTGGTCGAGCGACGGGGAGGCCGGCAACCGCATTCCCAGCGGCAGCCTTCTACAGGTTTTCGACGGGCACTACATTGATGCCGTGCAGCTGGTGACTACCACCACCGGGGGGCGGGAACGGCCGCGGCCTGAGGAGCGGGTTTTTGCCCTGCGGAGAAACCTGCTCAGCCGCAACCGCATCGTAACGCTGGAAGACATTCGGGCTGCTTGCTGGGCCGAGCTGGGCAGCCAACTCGGCCAGGTGCACATCGAGAAAGGATTTCGCACGGGCGGCTCGCCCACGGCGGGTTTTGTGCGTTGCATTCGGGTGCAGTTGACGCCCGCAGCCACCAGCCGCATGTCGGGGCCGGAGTGGCAGCGCACCGCCCACGAGCTGCAGGTGCTACTAGCCAGCCAATCGGCCATGAACCTGCCCTACGAGGTGAGTTTACTGCCTGCGGCGGGGTAG
- a CDS encoding type VI secretion system contractile sheath small subunit has translation MFNYGIGGQERKQDGAQESISDIPLNRTLLVQKLTSDPPLRAQIVEGLRTPEAVFAHFKPSVEVEFDREDGTTVTENLQFESLGDFGKKGIINQSNFLQDLSTQTDDLQKLLRQLKSNKILKSALETPETKAAFLAAIQAMISELE, from the coding sequence ATGTTCAATTACGGAATAGGAGGGCAGGAGCGGAAGCAGGATGGCGCCCAGGAGTCCATTTCAGATATTCCACTCAACCGCACCCTGCTGGTGCAAAAGCTCACCTCCGATCCGCCCCTGCGCGCCCAGATTGTAGAAGGCCTGCGTACCCCCGAAGCCGTATTTGCCCACTTCAAGCCCTCCGTAGAGGTAGAGTTTGATCGGGAAGATGGCACTACCGTCACGGAGAACTTGCAGTTTGAGTCGCTGGGCGACTTCGGCAAGAAAGGCATCATCAACCAGAGTAATTTTCTGCAGGACCTGAGCACGCAGACTGACGATCTGCAGAAGCTGCTACGCCAGCTAAAATCCAATAAGATCCTGAAATCGGCGCTGGAAACTCCTGAAACCAAGGCAGCCTTCCTGGCGGCCATTCAGGCCATGATCAGCGAGCTGGAGTAG
- a CDS encoding DUF5458 family protein — translation MATEQNASSATPSRERELAPRLEENAQALAKFGGFDLLETTIDGASNLNPEKKARKKIFLTEDSKKADRQQLKKRLALWHEMLSKADSVADAVQQCEEQVESSSNQLTDNLRKAIEATHDMEQSYRSVALFYRNTDQDEVKNISILNADKDQLQDLDNTTFIDAVSNELEQNYDRLDLRDNYSLLVVPGYLGSNKVIDKWAKIAHKNKVMMVTDFEHYDTPDDVIELFEEANLTGAEAHKSNIIMACNWLVGRGKLEEVGEEEDLFVPPSSALAGRIYSTLASQVTAGRKHGTLNEVDGVRFPLRKSEIANLEKLGLVPMVNEYGRVMAFSAKTLFNGDNIGLQTYSVVRVFDYVTKVLIDFLNRRAFENWDHNMRMDIQSQVVRFLDGIAGPGKLIEKFSIKKFERDPNQKDRILLDIHMVPYFPAKTFLVSLDGTKGDDPNDPGRDWNAEYKQQ, via the coding sequence ATGGCAACCGAACAAAACGCTTCTTCTGCTACCCCCTCACGGGAGCGGGAGCTTGCCCCTCGTCTTGAAGAAAACGCCCAGGCTTTAGCCAAATTTGGTGGTTTCGATTTGCTGGAAACTACCATCGATGGTGCTTCCAACCTCAACCCCGAGAAGAAGGCCCGCAAAAAGATTTTCCTGACGGAAGACAGCAAAAAGGCCGACCGCCAGCAGCTGAAAAAGCGCCTGGCCCTCTGGCACGAGATGCTGAGCAAGGCCGATTCCGTAGCCGACGCCGTGCAGCAATGCGAGGAGCAGGTAGAGTCTTCTTCCAACCAGCTGACGGATAACCTGCGCAAGGCCATTGAGGCCACGCACGATATGGAGCAGTCGTACCGTTCAGTGGCGCTCTTCTACCGCAACACCGATCAGGACGAGGTGAAGAACATTTCCATCCTGAATGCGGACAAAGACCAGCTGCAGGATCTGGACAATACCACCTTCATTGATGCGGTGTCCAATGAGCTGGAACAGAATTACGACCGCCTCGACCTGCGCGACAACTACTCACTGCTGGTGGTACCGGGCTACCTGGGCTCCAACAAGGTAATTGATAAGTGGGCCAAGATTGCGCACAAAAACAAGGTGATGATGGTCACCGATTTTGAGCACTACGATACCCCCGACGACGTAATTGAGCTGTTTGAGGAAGCCAACCTCACGGGCGCGGAAGCACACAAGTCTAACATCATCATGGCTTGTAACTGGCTGGTAGGCCGGGGTAAGCTAGAGGAGGTAGGCGAGGAGGAAGACCTGTTCGTGCCGCCTTCTTCGGCGTTGGCTGGGCGCATCTACAGCACCCTGGCTTCCCAGGTAACGGCTGGGCGCAAACACGGTACCCTGAACGAGGTGGATGGCGTGCGATTCCCGCTCCGTAAAAGCGAGATTGCCAACCTCGAAAAGCTGGGCCTGGTGCCCATGGTAAACGAGTACGGCCGGGTTATGGCTTTCTCTGCCAAAACTCTGTTCAACGGCGATAATATCGGCCTGCAGACCTACTCCGTGGTGCGGGTGTTCGACTACGTGACCAAGGTGCTGATTGACTTCCTGAACCGCCGCGCTTTCGAGAACTGGGACCACAACATGCGCATGGATATCCAGAGCCAGGTAGTGCGCTTCCTCGATGGCATTGCCGGCCCTGGTAAGCTGATTGAGAAGTTCTCCATCAAGAAGTTTGAGCGTGACCCCAACCAGAAGGACCGCATCCTGCTCGACATCCACATGGTGCCTTACTTCCCGGCCAAAACCTTCCTGGTGTCGCTCGATGGCACCAAAGGCGACGACCCGAATGACCCCGGCCGCGACTGGAACGCTGAATACAAGCAGCAATAG
- the tssD gene encoding type VI secretion system tube protein TssD produces the protein MASFSAFFNAAGSGDCEVVSCSYSFDQAIDDKGRPSSKVQGGTIKVTIVSTDSASLTSWMLDPYKRESGKITFKRIDQDSTLKEISFEEAYCVSYAEHFDARGADTNTSMTLSLTISANKINANGAVLDNKWV, from the coding sequence ATGGCCTCATTCAGTGCATTCTTTAACGCCGCTGGCAGCGGTGACTGCGAAGTAGTAAGCTGCAGCTACTCCTTCGATCAAGCCATCGATGACAAAGGACGTCCTTCGTCAAAGGTGCAGGGCGGCACTATTAAAGTGACAATTGTTTCAACCGACAGCGCTTCGCTGACGAGCTGGATGCTGGATCCTTACAAGCGCGAAAGCGGCAAAATCACCTTCAAGCGCATTGATCAGGACTCAACCCTGAAGGAAATTTCCTTCGAGGAAGCCTACTGCGTAAGCTACGCCGAGCACTTCGATGCTCGTGGTGCTGACACCAACACTTCTATGACCCTGAGCCTGACCATTTCGGCCAACAAAATCAACGCCAACGGCGCTGTGCTGGATAACAAGTGGGTGTAA
- a CDS encoding phospholipase effector Tle1 domain-containing protein — protein MDTGFDHLMNTPQTAIGKGVVGEPPPAPPGKEGLEIKLCLFFDGTLNNRNNTNVRLGQPTMEAQESILKTMGSDSSYGNYYSNVAILEYLNKRNDITRHEVSYYVEGIGTEDFNAEQALADETNGRDVRQGYAFGSGTTGITAKVTKGINEARARINKAYNNQEQYIKKITVDVFGFSRGAAAARHFVSERKRLKEDWLGQSDPELVINYVGIFDTVSSFEEGGSDLLGVMGNGIRGKVEGIFDDDVKQLGLNMGEVPNKVVHLTAGDEFRENFSLTNINSSLDASKGIELELPGVHSDIGGSYPEHGQEEIRRIRSAAEKQQLIAGGWYRPEQFRPAYSAQTPAIAGRGVTVMGKRIPITPSIESRQLTVWEDGVRPLTNGYQFVSLALMLDLAERHSQKLASEFSPATGRFATYEVPAPLQPLSSNYQNQAQQLEGAGKKGIIRCPGPQLHWLRNNYLHRSARSLTEWKIGMGPAPENTRTIIDDRKLVDKPSVRAGNTASGAARRVNETVSGALDRARKALSW, from the coding sequence ATGGATACTGGCTTCGATCATCTGATGAATACGCCCCAAACGGCTATCGGGAAAGGCGTAGTGGGCGAACCGCCTCCCGCCCCGCCCGGCAAAGAAGGCCTGGAAATTAAATTGTGCCTATTCTTCGACGGTACGCTCAACAACCGGAATAACACCAACGTGCGCCTGGGGCAGCCAACCATGGAAGCCCAGGAAAGCATTTTGAAGACAATGGGTTCCGACAGCAGCTACGGCAACTATTACTCCAACGTGGCTATTTTGGAGTACCTGAATAAGCGTAATGACATTACCCGGCACGAAGTATCATATTACGTTGAAGGGATAGGAACGGAAGACTTTAATGCTGAGCAAGCCCTGGCAGATGAAACCAATGGCCGCGACGTGCGGCAGGGCTACGCTTTTGGCTCAGGTACTACTGGCATTACCGCAAAAGTTACCAAAGGCATTAACGAAGCCAGAGCACGAATCAATAAAGCCTATAACAATCAGGAGCAGTACATCAAGAAAATAACTGTCGATGTATTCGGGTTCAGCCGGGGAGCGGCAGCGGCCCGGCATTTTGTATCAGAGCGTAAAAGACTGAAAGAAGACTGGCTGGGCCAGAGTGACCCGGAACTAGTCATCAATTATGTTGGGATATTCGATACAGTTTCTTCTTTTGAAGAGGGAGGCAGCGACTTGCTGGGGGTAATGGGCAACGGCATACGCGGCAAAGTCGAGGGTATTTTTGATGACGACGTCAAGCAATTAGGCCTGAACATGGGTGAGGTGCCCAACAAAGTAGTGCACCTCACAGCCGGCGACGAGTTCCGCGAGAACTTCTCCCTCACCAACATCAACTCTTCCCTCGACGCAAGCAAGGGCATCGAGCTGGAGCTGCCAGGGGTTCACTCCGATATTGGGGGTAGCTATCCTGAGCATGGGCAGGAAGAGATACGGCGCATCCGCAGCGCCGCCGAGAAGCAGCAGCTTATTGCTGGGGGCTGGTACCGCCCCGAGCAGTTCCGGCCGGCTTATTCGGCCCAGACGCCCGCCATAGCCGGCCGCGGAGTTACGGTGATGGGCAAGCGCATCCCGATTACGCCCAGCATCGAGTCGCGCCAGCTTACCGTCTGGGAAGACGGCGTACGCCCGCTCACCAATGGCTATCAGTTTGTATCCCTCGCCCTCATGCTGGACCTGGCCGAGCGCCACAGCCAGAAATTAGCCTCCGAATTCTCTCCGGCTACCGGGCGCTTTGCTACCTACGAAGTGCCCGCGCCCCTGCAGCCCCTGAGCAGCAACTACCAAAACCAGGCCCAACAACTAGAGGGAGCCGGTAAGAAAGGTATCATTCGCTGCCCCGGTCCGCAACTGCACTGGCTACGCAACAACTACCTGCACCGCTCAGCCCGCTCCCTTACGGAGTGGAAAATTGGGATGGGACCGGCCCCAGAAAATACCCGAACTATCATCGATGATCGTAAGCTGGTAGATAAGCCCAGTGTACGGGCTGGTAATACCGCCAGCGGGGCCGCCCGACGAGTCAACGAAACGGTAAGCGGCGCCCTCGATCGGGCCCGAAAAGCGCTTTCCTGGTAG
- a CDS encoding DUF2931 family protein has translation MLPAYQTEKFRLSASPGTADGYPVTIDKGRFFASTGGGFPIPWGHFLTNGWGGAAIGWGVGNELQPAPDSMEIRWFSYTEDQFWEGKFLLPQQRIYALLKQGIWNAEQQKQLTYSGLSVSVLPTGGVVVWLDGEGQQVLIGRYQAHKVDYDYARHRPKVDRAADVRNTRAELSPEVQREIATGTLSAKKWDEYLRHYRWQLAFSQPLTLTRYGISYFSAERTGLPDSPDIQAHLQRLLSATDKAVPKTAMLYVRGAYGRQRLLKVSPFDEQQTLAAFRTLHAQHPQETLTLYVDVNEQLDKASLSLRAGAHHLPLDKTKVQFFDL, from the coding sequence ATGCTGCCTGCTTACCAAACTGAAAAATTTCGTCTCTCCGCCAGCCCCGGTACGGCCGATGGCTACCCTGTTACCATCGACAAAGGTCGATTCTTTGCCTCCACGGGCGGGGGCTTCCCTATTCCCTGGGGCCATTTCCTGACCAATGGTTGGGGCGGGGCCGCCATTGGCTGGGGCGTGGGCAACGAACTGCAGCCCGCCCCCGACAGCATGGAAATCCGCTGGTTTTCCTACACCGAGGATCAATTCTGGGAGGGCAAGTTTCTCCTGCCTCAGCAGCGCATTTATGCCCTACTCAAGCAAGGAATTTGGAATGCTGAGCAACAGAAACAGCTCACGTATTCGGGGCTAAGCGTATCCGTACTGCCTACAGGAGGCGTGGTGGTCTGGCTTGATGGGGAAGGACAGCAAGTGTTGATTGGGCGCTACCAGGCGCACAAAGTGGATTACGACTACGCCCGCCACCGGCCCAAGGTGGACCGCGCCGCCGATGTGCGCAACACGCGCGCCGAGCTTAGCCCCGAGGTACAGCGTGAAATAGCTACCGGCACGCTCAGCGCTAAAAAGTGGGACGAGTACCTGCGCCACTACCGCTGGCAGCTGGCTTTTAGCCAGCCTCTCACGCTCACGCGCTACGGCATTAGCTACTTTAGCGCTGAGCGCACGGGCCTGCCTGACTCCCCCGACATCCAGGCCCACCTGCAGCGCCTGCTTTCGGCCACCGATAAGGCCGTGCCCAAGACAGCCATGCTCTATGTGCGCGGGGCCTATGGCCGCCAGCGCCTACTAAAAGTATCGCCCTTCGACGAGCAGCAGACCCTGGCCGCGTTCCGTACCCTGCACGCCCAACATCCGCAGGAGACCCTGACTCTGTACGTGGATGTCAATGAGCAGCTCGACAAAGCCAGTCTCTCCTTGCGCGCCGGTGCCCACCACCTGCCCCTGGACAAAACCAAAGTCCAGTTTTTCGACCTTTAA
- a CDS encoding DUF4280 domain-containing protein — protein sequence MSQTGQELVCTGAICRCDKGSLPSMLQVNSQQNVYLQGKLVATSQDKTFLPFGTCIVKNNMPCTPMLLFWQDVFDLVTVQSPISNPLLEKSTIKCAIGGTVSILSTLQIAVPGLPSPPRVEMARTSFMSLCPLLINE from the coding sequence ATGAGCCAGACCGGACAGGAACTCGTGTGCACCGGTGCCATCTGCCGCTGCGACAAAGGCTCGCTACCGAGCATGCTGCAGGTTAATAGCCAGCAGAATGTGTACCTGCAGGGGAAGCTAGTGGCTACCAGCCAGGACAAAACGTTTCTGCCTTTTGGTACCTGCATCGTGAAAAACAACATGCCTTGCACACCCATGCTGCTGTTTTGGCAGGACGTATTTGATCTGGTAACGGTACAGAGCCCTATTAGCAACCCATTACTGGAGAAAAGCACCATCAAGTGCGCCATCGGCGGTACGGTAAGCATCCTGAGCACCCTCCAGATTGCCGTGCCGGGCCTGCCTTCCCCGCCCCGCGTTGAAATGGCACGTACCTCCTTTATGAGCCTGTGCCCATTGCTGATAAATGAGTAA